The genomic interval gggcttgtttatttatttatttcgtTTCCTTGTAGGCGGTGGAGTGGAAAGAGAAGGCTGAGAAGCATGAATTGGAGCTGCAGCAATGCTACAAGGCTCAGTCACGTTTGTCCGAGCAGCTCGTTACCGAGATAGAAGAGGGGAAAGCATCAAAAGCGCTGCTTAAAGAGAAAGAAACACTGATTACTACCATGCAGACTGAACTCGAGCAAACCAGGTTGGATTGAATACAATGTTTGGTTGTGGTCGTAGGGAAGAAAATAGCAGCTGACATTTTGTGCAAACACTTTTGTAGGGAAGAAAATACGCAGCTCAAGCAGTCGCTTGAAGAAAAAACAAGCGCTTTAGATCTTATAATTCAGGAGCACCAGGCAGTTAAAGCTGAACTTGAACAGGCATTAACAAAACAGAAAGTGGCAGAAGATGAAAACAGGAATCTGATTGATCGATGGATGCTTGAGAAGATGAAGGATGCAGAGAGGCTTAATGAGGTACCTTATTTTCTTGTTACTAAAACCGCAGCTTTCTATTTTATGGTGTTGCAAATCAAGATTATATTTTCCCTTTTAAGGGCCTGGTAGGCTAAAATGGCCAAGAAAAAAATTTGCATGTTATGCATGGATCCCTACCATTGTTGTAGTGGATGTACAATTGAGATACTTAAAGTACCATCATGCTTTCCATGACATAACACAGGAGATTTTGTGCACTATAATTTACCATCTTCCCATCATATTTGGATGGCAAATTACTATGTTAGAATATTTTTGCTCTTTAATTTTGCTTGACTACTGTGCGCTGTCTGCGGAAATGGCTCTTTTTAGACAGTTTTCAAATACTTCCCCCTTGATATTTAACCGAACAGTTAGTCACGACAGTTGAATCAATTCTATATGTACATCATGTTCAAACTCTTTTGCTTCTATAGCATAAGTGGGAGTAGAAGAACTAACTAAATATCGATGATTGTTTTAGTAGCCGAAGATCTATTTTACTATGCTTTACATTGACAACTGGTCCCACAGTACTAGTAGGTACCAAGCATTTATCAGTTTAAATGGGGGGAAATTTTTTGTTCAGGCAAATGCAATGTATGAGGAGATGGTTCTAAAGCTGAAGTCAGCTGGTGTTGGTGGTATACAACACAATGCACTACAAGAAGCTGATGGCATCATTCGTCGTTCTGAAGCTGGGTACATGGACATCATGGAAACACCAATCCCATCTACATGCAGAATCACTATCCGTGCTCATGATGGTGGCTGTGGATCTATAATTTTCCAGCATAACACAGACAAGCTAATCAGTGGTGGCCAGGATCAAACTGTCAAGATTTGGTCTGCACATACCGGTGCTTTAACCTCCACTCTACAAGGCTGTTTGGGGTCTGTCAATGATCTTGCTGTGACTAATGACAACAAGTTTGTGATTGCTGCCTGTAGCTCTAACAAATTGTTTGTATGGGAAGTTAATGGGGGGCGCCCACGTCACACTCTGACTGGTcacacaaaaaatgtttcatccgtTGATGCAAGCTGGGTGAAGAGCTGTGTTCTTGCTAGTTCATCCAACGATCATACCATCAAGATTTGGGATCTTCAGTCAGGCTTCTGCAAAAGCACCATAATGTCAGGGAGCAACGCCAACTCACTAGCTTTCATTGATGGTGACACCCTTTGCTCGGGTCATAGGGATGGACACCTTCGGTTATGGGACATCCGAAGTGCAAAATGCACTAGTCAGACATTCGCTCATCTTGACGTAAGCTCTGTCAGTGTGTCACGGAATAGAAATTTCATTCTT from Oryza glaberrima chromosome 3, OglaRS2, whole genome shotgun sequence carries:
- the LOC127766419 gene encoding autophagy-related protein 16, with the protein product MPLRPNPGPYPVGSESNSRPGSRLRLLCFCFPPRFRLPLILSPPLLPQPNPTTSPPGTPAARDLLFLRRKPPDLLADGLHPAMTMVEAEAGKEAIRRALRSLRRRHLVEEGAHRPAIEALARPFAAQAVEWKEKAEKHELELQQCYKAQSRLSEQLVTEIEEGKASKALLKEKETLITTMQTELEQTREENTQLKQSLEEKTSALDLIIQEHQAVKAELEQALTKQKVAEDENRNLIDRWMLEKMKDAERLNEANAMYEEMVLKLKSAGVGGIQHNALQEADGIIRRSEAGYMDIMETPIPSTCRITIRAHDGGCGSIIFQHNTDKLISGGQDQTVKIWSAHTGALTSTLQGCLGSVNDLAVTNDNKFVIAACSSNKLFVWEVNGGRPRHTLTGHTKNVSSVDASWVKSCVLASSSNDHTIKIWDLQSGFCKSTIMSGSNANSLAFIDGDTLCSGHRDGHLRLWDIRSAKCTSQTFAHLDVSSVSVSRNRNFILTSGKDNVHNLFDPRTMEVCGKFKAMGNRVVSSWGRPCISPDENSIAAGANDGSVYIWSRLKKDGVPTILQGHSSSVVSSAWCGLGPLATADKHHIYIWT